In Scophthalmus maximus strain ysfricsl-2021 chromosome 21, ASM2237912v1, whole genome shotgun sequence, one genomic interval encodes:
- the LOC118290944 gene encoding uncharacterized abhydrolase domain-containing protein DDB_G0269086-like has translation MEKERKEKTEKERERLERERAEKERMEREVKEKAERERLARERVEKERQEVERLAREERERLERQKMERERLVREKEAKERLEKERLAKEKADKERIERERVAKERERIAKEKERVERERLEKERVEKERIAKERAEKERLERERVAKERERVAREKERQEKERIAKENAEKERMERAKAEKERERAEKERLEKERQAREKERMERERIAKERARVAQEKERSEREKAAKAEKERAEKEERERISRQKEAKERMERERLEREKSQREESERQKAEKERASREKALMERQRLAREKTEAERAAAKADVNAQEVPGRKPNASRPKAPAAEERTERASVSEVRGGRSPTEDKTPAVRRKQR, from the coding sequence atggagaaggaaaggaaggagaagacggagaaggaaagggaaaggTTGGAAAGAGAAAGGGCGGAgaaagagaggatggagagagaagttAAAGAGAAAGCTGAAAGGGAGAGGCTGGCGCGAGAGAGGGTGGAAAAGGAGAGACAAGAGGTGGAGAGACTCgccagagaagagagggaacgACTGGAGCGgcagaagatggagagggagcgGCTGGTCAGGGAAAAGGAGGCGAAGGAACGattggagaaagagagacttgCAAAGGAGAAGGCTGACAAGGAGAGGATAGAGAGGGAACGTGTGGccaaagagcgagagagaatagccaaggagaaggagagggtggagagagagcgattagagaaggagagagttgAAAAAGAGAGGATCGCCAAAGAGAGAGCGGAGAAAGAACGGCTGGAGAGGGAGCGCGTCGccaaggagagagagcgagttgCCAGGGAAAAGGAGCGACAGGAAAAAGAACGGATCGCCAAAGAGAACgcggagaaggagaggatggagagagcgaAGGCcgaaaaggaaagagagagggcagaaaaggaaagactagaaaaagaaagacaagccagagagaaggagaggatggagagggagcgCATCGCAAAGGAGAGGGCCAGAGTCGctcaggagaaggagagatcggagagagaaaaggcggcaaaagcagagaaggaaagagcagaaaaagaagagagggagagaatctCCCGGCAGAAGGAGGCGAAGGAGAGGATGGAACGGGaaagactggagagagagaaatcgcAGAGGGAGGAGTCGGAGCGGCAGAAGGCTGAAAAGGAGAGAGCGTCCCGGGAGAAGGCGCTGATGGAGAGGCAGAGGCTCGCCAGGGAGAAGACGGAGGCGGAGAGAGCGGCCGCGAAGGCAGACGTCAACGCACAGGAAGTTCCGGGGAGGAAACCGAACGCTTCCCGACCGAAAGCTCCAGCGGccgaggagaggacggagagagcgagtgtgtcggaggtcagaggagggaggagtccGACCGAGGACAAGACGCCGGCGGTCAGGAGGAAACAACGTTAG